GCCCGCCCCGGCCCGGTGCCTGCCGCGCCAGAGTCACGCCGCGGGCCCTGCCCTATACTCGGGGCATGTTGCGCCGCCCGTTTCACCGTGCCCTGGCCGCCGCTGCGCTGGCACTGACGCTGGGCAGCTGCGCCCGCACCAACGACACCTTCACGCCGCACATCAGCGTCACGAGTGAGGGCAGCGCCAGCCGGCAGAACAGCTTCCTGATCCAGGGGTACGTGCTCGACGACACCGGCGTCACGCAGATCGCCGTGGACGGCAAACCCATTCCCATCGAACCCGGCAGCGACAAGCTCGCGCGTTTCAGGTTCCAGACGCTGCTCAACACCCCCACCGGCCGGTACACCATCACGGCCCGCGACGCCGCCGGGAACGAGGGCACGCTGGTCCTGCCGGTCAGCGTGGACCCCGCGCGGCCCGTCATCCGGGTCACGCGCTTCGAACGCAGCGGGAACACCGTCCGGGTCGCCGGGACCGCCACCGACAACGTGCGGGTCGCGCAGATCGTCGTGGACGGCAACCGCCTGAACATCACGCCCGGCCCCAGCGTGGACTTCTACGCCGAGACGACCGGCATCTGGGCCGACATCGAGGTCACGGACGGCGCCGGCAACCGCGCCACCCTCCGCGCCCGCTGACAGCCCACCCCGGGTCCCCTCATCCGGGCGGATGACGTGCCCCCGCCCCGGCGCGCGGTAGCCTGTGCGGCATGCACGATCTGACCGCCCTGATCCTCTCCGCGTCGTACGTCGGAATTCTGGCCATCGTCTTCGCGGAAACCGGCCTGCTGGTCGGCTTCTTCCTGCCCGGAGACAGCCTGCTGCTGGCCGCCGGGGTCCTCGCCGCGAACGGGGACCTGAACCTGGGCGGCGTGATGGGCGCCGTGATCGTCGGCGCGTTCCTGGGCTGCGTGGTCGGGTACGCCATCGGGCAGCGCTTCGGGCGGGGCGTGTTCTCCCGGCAGGACTCCCGCTTCTTCAAGCCCGAGTACATCACCCGCGCGGAGCTGTTCTTCCAGAAGTACGGCTGGCTGGCCGTCGTCCTGGCACGGTTCGTGCCGGTCGTGCGGACCCTGGTCCCCACCATGGCCGGCGTGAGCCGCATGCCGCTCGGGCCGTTCAACCTGTACAACATCCTGGGCGCAGTGCTGTGGGGTGTCAGCGTGCCCGCCCTGGGGTACTACCTGGGCGGCCTGATTCCCGACCTGGACCGGTACATCCTGATGATCGTGGGCGGCGTGGTCGTGGCGAGCGTCATTCCCATCCTCGTCAAGGTCTTCCAGGCCCGCCGCGCCTGAAGCCCGGCCCCCCCCGGCCCCGCCCCCGCCCTGTCCGGGGGCGTTTCGCTGCCCCGCTGCCCGCCCCCTGCCCGCTTTCCGGCCCCAACCGCGCCCGCGCGCACGGTTCCCGGGCGTCCGCGCCGCTAGCCTGCGCGGATGCCCGCCCGCCCCCTGCCCGCCGCGCCCGCCCCGCCAGCCTCGTTCGCGCCGGTCAGCGCCCGGCTGCAAGCGGCGTACCTGCCCGGCGGCCCCACCCTCCCGCCGGGCCGCCCGGAGACGCTGCTCGCCGGACTGATCCGCACCATTCTCGGCCAGCAGAACACCCGCGCGGCCGCCGCCCGGCAGTACGCGGCGCTGCGGGAAAACTACCCCCGCTGGGAGGCCGCGCTGATCGACGGTCCGGACGGCATCGAGGCCACCCTGAAAGGCGCGGGCGGCGGCCTGCACCGCAGCAAGGCCCGCCACATCCACGCGCTGCTGGGCGCGCTCGACGCCACCGCAGGGTTGAGCCTTGAGGGCCTGCGCGACCTGCCGGACGCCGCGGCCCGCGCCCACCTGGAAGCGCTGCCCGGCGTGGGCCGCCACACCGCCAGCCTGACGCTGCTCTTCGACCTGCGCCGGCCCGCCATGCCGGTCGAGGGCAACCTGGACCGCCTCGCGCGGCGACTGGAATGGGTGCCCGGCGGCTGGACGGCCGCCCGCGTGGAACGCTGGTTCGACGCGGTCACGCCCCGCACCTGGGCCGCGCGCGCCGCCCTGCACGTCGCCGGGGTGCGGCACGGGCGGGAGGTCTGCACGGCCCGGCATCCCCGCTGCGACACCTGCGTCCTCTCGGACCTGTGCCCGTCGGCGGCGCTGCTCGGCCCCCGCTGACCGGGCGTCACGGCCCGCTATGCTCGGGACATGACCGCCCCTCACGATCTCTCTCACGAACTCTCGGTCGCCGCCGCCCTGGCCCGCGACGCCGGGGCGCTGCTGCTCGCGCACCTGCGCGCCGGATTCACCGTGGAACACAAGACGGGCGCCGACGATCCCGTCACCATCGCCGACCGCGAGGCCTCCACGCTGATCATGACGGCCCTGGCCGCCGCGTTCCCTGACGACGGCCTGCTCAGCGAGGAGGAAACCGACGACCGCGCCCGCCTGAACCACGACCGCGTGTGGATCGTGGACCCCATCGACGGCACCAAGGAGTACTCGACGGGCCTGCCCGACTACTGCGTCAGCATCGGCCTCGCCGTGGGCAGCGAGCCCGTTCTGGGCGTCGTGTACGCCCCGGAAACCGACGAGCTGTTCACGGGCGTGGTCGGACAGGGCGCGTTCCTGAACGGCCAGCCCACCCCGCCCCCCGGCAGCGGCCCGGACTGGCGGGTGGCCGTCTCGGACACTGAACACAGCCGCGAACTGCACGCCGTTCCCCTGAGCGGCATGAAACCCAGCGGCAGCATCGCCCTGAAACTCGCGCGGATCGCCGCCGGGCACGCCGACGTGACCTTCACCATGTCCCCCCGCAGCGAGTGGGACATCGCCGCCGGACACGCCCTGCTGCGCGCCGCCGGCGGCGACCTGACCCGCCGCGACGGCCGCGCCATCCACTACAACCAGCCGCGTCCGCACGTCGAGCAGGGCCTGATCGGCGGGCAACCCCGGGCGACCGCGTGGCTCAAGGACCAGCTCAGCGCCCTGCACCTGCCCACCGCGCACCTGGGCCTGCAGGCGCACGAGCCCGCCTGGACTGCCCTGGCACCCGCCGACCGCGCCGCACTCCAGGGACACCCGGGCGTGAACGTCCGCCACGCGGACGGCCAGCTGCTGGCCCTGCTGGTCGTGAACCCCGAGACCCGGCAGGTGCAGCGCGCCGAGGGCGACGCCTTCCACCTCGACCGCCTCACGCGGGACGTGACGCGCGCCCTGGGCACCGTCACCCTGGGCACCGTCCAGCCCTGACCGCATGACCGACCATCCCGCACACGTCACCCTCAAACCCCTGCTGGACTTCACGCCCGCCGAGTGGCGCACCCTGCACTCCTTCTTCCGCAGCCGCGAACTGGCCGACTGGAACGACGCCAAACCCATCCGCATGCCCGAATGGCTGTTCCGGCGCGTCATGCAGGACGAGGAACGCACCGGGGAACGCCACGGCTTCGGCGTCATGGACGAACAGGGCCGCCTGATCGGCAGCGCCGAACTGTACGACCTGCGCCCCCCACCCCCCCTGACCGCCACCGTCGCCACCCTCGGCGTGATGATCGGCCTGCCCGAACTGTGGGGACGCGGGTACGGCCGGCAGGCCGTGCAGGCACTGCTGCGCTGGGCCTTTCAGGAACGCGAGTTCCCGCTCAGCCGCATCCGCCTGACCACCTTCGGACACAACCGCCGCGCCCAGCGCGCCTTCCTGGGCGTCGGGTTCCGCGAGGTGGGCCGCAGCGAACGTCAGGGCCGCACGGACGTACACATGGAACTCACCCGGGGCGAATGGCAGGCCCGGCAGGACACCCCGCCCCACCCCACCCCGCCCGACCCGGGCGGGGAATAATGACGGGCATGCGCGTCCTGCTTCCCGACCTGCCCGAGTTCCGCGCCCTGAGCCACCACGACGAGGGGGGCGTGCCCGGCGTGACCTTCGACCACTACACCCGCACGCACGTCCCGGACGGCCCGGCCGACGGCATGGTCCTGTGGATGACCGGCCCGCAGATCCGCGCCCGCCTGCTCGCCACGCCCGGCCTGAAGTGGGTGCTGACCCTGACCGCCGGCATCGACCACGTACAGGGCGCCCTGCCGCCCGGCGTGGCACTGTTCAACGCCAGCCGCCTGCACGACCGCGCCGTGGCGGTCCACGCCCTGAGCGGCATGCTCGCCGCGGCGCGCGGCCTGCACCGCTTCCGGGACGCGCAGGGCCGCCGCCACTGGGACGCCCCGGCCCTGCCCGGCGATTCCGCCCTGACCACCCTGGACGGCGCGAACGTCGTCCTGTGGGGCTACGGACACATCGGCCGGAACCTCGAGGAACTTCTCGCCCCGCACGGCGCGCACGTGCGCGGCATCCGCAGCGCCACCCCCACGGACGAACGTGACGAACTGCTGCGTGCCGCCGACTGGGTGGTCCTGCTGCTGCCCAGCACCCCCGACACGCGCGGCGTCGTGAACGCCGACACCCTGGCCCTCCTGAAACCCGGCGCGTGGCTCGTGAACGTCGGACGCGGCAACCTGATCGTCACGGACGACCTCGTCACGGCCCTGCGCGACGGGTCGCTGGGCGGCGCGGTCCTGGACGTCACCGACCCGGAACCCCTCCCCGAGGGACACCCCCTGTGGACGCAGCCGAACGTGATCCTCACGCCCCACATCGCCAGCACCACCACCGACCTCGTCACGCGCGGCGCTCACCTCACCCGCGACTTCCTGATCGACCTGCAACAGGGCCACGAACCCGACGGACGCGTCACTGCCGGACGCACGTACTGACACGGACTCCGATTGAATGGGCTTCAAAGCCCGTTCAATCCGAGCGAAGCGAGTTGGAGCTGGGCGGGTTCCGGGCGTGGAGTTGGCAGATCAGTGGTGTTCCGATCTGTGAACGAAACAAACGGCAGTCCGTATGACACTGCTGCCCACGCCGGTCGCGGGAGGCACGCCCGTGCAGCGCGGCCCGGACCGACATGTGCGGCACCCGATCGACACGGCGCTGCGCCTGCTCTCGGGCGGCTGGTCGGTCGCACGGGGCGGCTCGGTGAGCGTCGTGGGCCCCTGCTGCTCGCGCACCTTCACCCCAGCCAGCGCAGGTGCCGCGTGACGTTCTGCACGTGGTCGCCCCAGTGGGCGTCGTGGGAGAAGCGCAGCCACGCCAGCGCGTCGGCCTCGTCCGTGTCGGCCAGCGCGAGGGCGGTGCCCAGGGCAAGGGCGAGGTCCGTCAGGTCGTCCAGCGCGTCGCCGATCTCGGCGGGAAGGTCGCAGTGGCCCAGGGCGCGCCCGGTGGCCGGGTCGTAGAAGCCGGGTTCCGGCCACGCCCTGGCAATGTGGGCGCGCAGGTCGCAGTACGCCTCGCGCGGTGGGGTGTCGGCGTCCGGCACGCCGAAGGGCAGCGCCTGCACCTCCCGCCGCAACCCATCCAGCAGGTCGGCCAGCGCGCCGGGCGTGAGGCCCTCCCGGTCCAGCAGGGCTGCCTGAACCCGGCGCACGTGCGCCAGCATCAGGACAGCAGCACCGCCGGGCGTTTCTTCGGCGGGGCTTTCGGTGCGGGCAGGGTGGGGACGTGGTCCTCGATCAGGCCGCCGCCCAGCAGGCGCGGTCCGGCGTACAGCACGGCGCTCTGGCCGGGGGCGACCGCGAACTGCGGGTCCTGGAAGGCCAGTTCGAAGCCGCTCTCGTCGGCGCGGATCACGCGGGCCTTGACGGGCGCGGTGCGGTAACGGACCTGCACTTCCAGTTCGTCGGGCAGGTCGGTCAGGTCGATCAGGTAGTTGGCACTCTGCGCCTTCAGGCCGGTCCACAGGCAGTCGTCGTAATCGCCGACCCAGACGGTGTTCGTGTCGGGCGCGAGGTGCACGACGTGCCGCACGCGGTGCGACTGGTACAGGCCCAGGCCCTTCTTCTGGCCCAGCGTGTAGAACTGCGTGCCCAGGTGTTCCCCGACGACCTCGCCGCTGCTGATCTCGCGGATGAAGCCCTGGCTCTGCGGGATGTGCTCGGCCACGAAGTCCTGCACCTTGCCGGGCACGAAGCAGATGTTCTGACTCTCGGGTTTCTGCGCCGTCAGCAGGCCGCGTTCCTCGGCGATCTGACGCACCTGCGGTTTCTCCAGCTCGCCCACCGGGAAGAGGATGTACGGCAGCGCGTCACGCGGCGTGCCCCACAGGAAGTACGTCTGGTCCTTGCGGGGATCGTCGCCCCGATGGAATTCCACCTCGCCCCGCGCGTTCTCCACGCGCTTCACGTAATGCCCGGTCGCGACGTAGCGGCAGCCGAGCATCTTCGCCTTCTTCACCAGTTCGTCGAACTTCACCTTGGTGTTGCAGTTCACGCAGGGGTTCGGTGTGCGCCCCTTGCTGTACTCGTCGATGAACGGTCCGACGATGTGCCGCTGGAACTGCTCGCGGTAGTCCAGCAGGTAGAACGGCACGCCCACCTGCTCGGCCACGCGCCGCGCCTCGTACGCCGCGTCGGGCGAGCAGCACGAGTCGAAGGTGTCCGTGCGCTTGTCGTCCGGCCAGAAGCGCATCATCGCGCCGACCACCTGATACCCCTGGTCCTTCAGCAGCGCCGCTGTGACGCTACTGTCCACGCCGCCGGACATGGCGCACAGCACCCGTTCCCCCGCAGCGGCGGCAGGGGCAGGGACGGTCGCGGAAGCAGGGGTCGGGGCACTCATACAGCCGCGCAGCTTAACAGACCCCCACCGGGGCGGCGGTGACGCGCGCGGCAATTGAGGGACGAGCAAGGCGACCGTCCGGCTACGCTGTGGGCATGCGACCTGCCCTCCCGCGCGTGCTGTTTCCACTCCTGCTGGCCTCGTCAGCACTGGCGGTGGACGTCATGTACGGCAACCCCCGCTTCGATTACTGGGTCAACGTCCCAGGGGACCTGGGAGCGCTGCGCCCGCCGGACAACGGGAACGGGCAGTCATGGGTCAGCGGGGACGGACTGGTGCGGGTGGCGGCCTGGGGCAGCTACGGGCCGGGGGTGTTCGACGCCCCCAGCGTCTCCGCGTGGGCCGCGTACACCGAGCGGCAGGAGGTCGCCTCGGGCAGTCGGGTCACGTACCGGCGGCTGCTGCCCGGCGCGTTCGTTCTGAGCGGGTATCAGCGGGACGGGCGGATCTTCTACCAGCGGGTGCTCGTGCGGGACGGGACCGAGGCGGCGGTGCGGGTCATGTACCCGGAGGCGCGGCGGGGCGTGTGGGACGCGCGAACCGCGCGGATCGCCGCGTCACTGCGCTGGGGGCTCTAGCGGTTCTGCTCGGGCTGCCAGCCGGGCGGGCGGGTCAGGTAGTGCAGGCGGTCGCGCCAGCTGCGGGCCTGGCGGACGTCGCGCCACAGGGCGGCGAACTCGTGGAAGGCGACCTGCACGGGCCGGTGCGTGTGGATGTTGTGCACGAGGCCGTAGCGGACGGGTTCCGTCTCGGGCTGGAAGGTGCGGTGCAGGCGGTCCCAGACGATCAGGATGCCCCCGTAGTTGCGGTCCAGGTACAGGTCGTTGCTGCCGTGGTGCGCGCGGTGGTGGCTGGGCGTGTTCAGCACGTACTCGATGGGGGCGGGCAGGCGGCCCACCCGTTCGGTGTGCACGAAGAACTGGTACAGGAGGTTCCACGACTGCGCGAGCAGCACCATCCACGGCGCGAAGCCCAGCAGGGGCAGGATCAGCCAGAACGGCAGGGCGGTCATGGGCACCCAGGTCTGCCGCAGCGCGGTGGAGAGGTTGTAGTGCTGACTGGAGTGATGCACGACGTGACTGGCCCAGAACAGCCGGACCTCATGGCTGACGCGGTGGTACCAGTAGTACGCGTAGTCGTCCGCGAGGAACAGCAGCACCCACGCCCACCACGCGTCCTGCGGCAGGCGCAGGGGCGTGAGGCTGTACAGCGCGGCGTAGATCGTCACGACCACGCCCTTCCAGAAGAGGTTGATGAGGACGTTCCCGACGCCCATGCTCAGGCTGGTGAGGGTGTCGCGCGTTCCGTACCCGGAGTGCTCGTGCGGCCCGTCGTGGTCGTGGCTGAGGTGACGGTACGCGGCCCACTCGATCAGCATGGACAGCAGAAAGACGGGAATCGCGGCGCGGATCAGGTCAACCACGGCGCGCCTCCCACAGGTGCAGGCTGTCCAGGCTGGTGCTGCGCGCCACCTGCCCCGCTGCGTCCGGTCCCAGGGGCAGCGCGGCGTGCAGCGCGCGGTAATGCTCGCGCGAGCGGTCCCGGCGATGGGCGTCGCTGAAGTAGATCGCCCCGGCGCGGGCGTACACCTCGGCGAACGCGCCCAGCAGCAGCGGGGCCAGCGCGTTCCCGCTGCCGTGCGCGGCGAGCGTCTGGAACGTCCAGTCGAACGCGGCGAAGGTGTGCGGCAGGCCCGGGTCGGCCGACTCGGCGGGCGGCGTCCCGAGGTGCGCCCGCAGCGCCTGCGGGTCGCGGGCGGCGGTCTGCGCGACCCAGTGGGGCAGCAGCGCGGCGCGCAGGTCCAGCAGGTCCGGCACCATGCGGCCCAGCTCGCCGTGCCGGGACAGGTGCGCCAGGACGCGCAGGCCGCCCTCGTGCGGGTGCAGGACGCGGGTGGGTTTCCCCTGCCGGATCTCCAGCAGGCCGTCGCGTGCCAGGCGTTGCAGCGCCTCGCGCAGGGTGGGCCGCGTGACGCCCAGGCTGGCCGCGAGTTCCCGTTCGGCGGGCAGGGTGCTGCCGGGCGGGTACGTGCCGTCCAGCAGGCGGGCGAGCAGGGTGTCCTCGGCGTGCAGCGCGGGCCGCAGCGGGGCGGGGGTGGGGCCGGTCATGGAAACCTCCTCGGCAGGGCTCAGTGGTCAGTGGTCTGACCAGTCTGGGCTGACCACCGCCCGCCCGTCAAGCCCGCCCCGCCCGCTACACTCCCCGGCATGAGTCTGAGCCCCGAGCAATTCCGGACCGCCGCGCAACAGTACGGCACCCCCCTGTACGTGTACGACGCCGCCGAACTCGACGCCGCCCTGGCCCGCGTCCGCGCCGCGTTCGGGGACGCCCGCGCGTACTACGCCATGAAAGCCAACCCCAACCTGACCCTCCTGCGCCACCTGCACGCCCGGGGCGTCGGCTTCGAATGCGTCAGCGCCGGGGAACTCGCCCGCGCCGCCCACATCGGTGCGGCGGGCGACCGCATCCTCGTGAACGGGCCCGCCAAGACGCCCGGCGAGTACGCCACCGGCGCCGAACTCGGCGCGACGTTCATCCTCGACCGCGAAGAGGAGGTGACGCTGCTGCCGCCCGCCTCCCGCGCCCTGGTGCGCGTGAACCCCGCCCTGAACGTCAGCACCCACGACCACCTCGCCACCGGCGCCGCCGGCAGCAAGTTCGGCGTCACCCTGGAGCAGGCCCCGCGCGTGCTGGACGCCCTGCGCGCCGCCGGGCACACCGCCCTGGGCCTGCACGTGCACATCGGCAGCGCCATCCGCGACGCGCACGACTTCACCGCCGCCTTCCACCGCCTCGGCGACCTGCGCGCCCACACCGGCCCGCTCGACGTCCTCGACGCCGGGGGCGGCTGGGGCCTGGGCGCCGACCTGCACGGCATCGCCCGCGAAGCCCGCGCCGCCGCCGCCACCTTCGGCGCGCACCTCTGGGTCGAACCCGGCCGGTACCTCGTCGCGCAGGCCGGCACCCTCCTGACCCGCGTGGTCGGCACCAAACGCACCGGCCGGAACTTCGTCCTCGTGGACGCGGGCATGACCGAACTCCTGCGCCCCATGCTGTACGGCGCCACCCACCCCGTCACGCCCCTCTGGGACCGCGGCGGGACCGACACCTGGGACCTCGCCGGCCCCGCCTGCGAGAGCGGCGACCTCCTCGCGCGCGACCTCACCCTGCCCGACCCGCAGCCCGGCGACCTCCTCGCCATCCACGAAGCCGGCGCGTACGGCGCCGCCATGAGCAGCAACTACCTCACCCGCCCCCGCCCCGCCGAGGTCCTGCACGACGCAGGCACCTGGACCGTCATCCGCCAGCGCGAAACCCCGCAGGACATCTGGCGCATGGAAGAGAATGTGTAAAAATCCGCGTTCTCATGGGCGTTTTTCATTCTGTGGAGGGCGCCGGCGCGCTAGCTTGACCGGGTGATCGCCAAGGACCTCGAACCGCAAACCCACACTGACCCCCTGCGCCGCGCCGGGTACGAGGCCGAACGCCAGATGGCCCACTACCTCAAACGCGCCTTCGCGGAGGAACTGGACATCATTGTCCTGAACAACCTGCGCGTTGAACGGAACGGTGAAATCGCTCAGGTCGATCACCTGCTCCTGCACCGGCACGGGATGATCGTCGTCGAGAGCAAATCCGTCACGGCAGAGATCAGCGTGAACGAACGAGGAGAGTGGGCGCGGCACTGGAAGGGGCAGACTCGGGGCGTGCGTTCCCCCGTTCTTCAGGCCCGGTTGCAGGGAGACTTGCTGCACACCCTGCTGAAAGACCACGCCGAGCAGTTACTGGGCAAATTCATGCTGGGCAAGGTCCAGAAAGGATTCGGGAGCATGCATGTCGACGTGATCGTCGCCATCTCGGACAGTGGTGTCATCAGGGGCGGCGCGCATGTCCCCTCCGAGGTGCTCAAGGCCGATCAGGTGCCAGACCGCGTCCGTGAATTGACCCGTTACTACCGCAAGGCGAACAGTGTGTTCTCCCTGAACTTCAAGGATTCCGGGTACGAGGCAACGACCGCTGAACTGGCGGGCATTGCGGCCTTCCTGCGTGGTCGCCATGTTCCGGCCCCGGGCGACGCTGCGCCTGCCTTACCTGAAGCGGCCCAGGTCACAGGGCCGCGATCCAGTGCAGGGCCCTCGCGCCCGGAACGCCCCAGCGCCGCCCCGGTCCGCACGTCGCAGGAGCGGCAGGCGCAGGCGCGGCCCCGGCCGGACGTGGCGTGCCGTGCGTGTGCGTCCGTGAACGTGACGGTGCAGTTCGGGAAGTACGGGTACTACCTGAAGTGCGGCGACTGCGGTGGGAACACGCCCGCCAAGCCGGTGTGCGGGGCGTGCGGGCAGCCGGGGAAGGTCAGCAAGCGCGGCCTGGAGTTCACCGCGACCTGCGCGGGCGGGCACACCTGGGCGTACTGGACGAACCCGGCCTGAACGCGGGAAGGAGGCGGGGGCTGGCCGCGCCCCGCCTCCCACTAATACGGACTCCGATTGAACGGCTGTATAAGCCATTCAACCGGAGTCCGTATTAGAAGCTGTCGCTGCCGCCCACGCGCACGGCCTGGTAGTAGGCGTACGCGGCGCTGTAGCAGGCGGGTTGTTTGTACCAGCTCTTGGCATTGCAGATGGCTTTCATGTTGGTGTAGAAGGCCTCGTCGGTGGTTTTGCGGTTGGCGTCGGTGCGTTCGTAGACTTTCAGGTTGCGGTACCCGAAGTCGTGGACGTTGCAGGCGGGCCGGAAGTCCTCGCGGTAGCCGAGGCCCAGGCCGTCGGGGGCGCTGCAGCCGTCGCGGGTCCAGTCCAGGCCCGGGTAGGGGAGACTGGTGCCGTTGTACGCGGCGTACTGGGTGTTGTAGTTGCCCACGGTGCCCCAGCCGGTGCGTTTCACGTAGGCGAGGCGGTCGCTGGTCAGGTCCAGACCGCCGATGGTGGGCGCGGCGGGCAGGGTCAGGATCCGGGGCGTCTCGCCGTACGCCTCGCGCAGCGCGGCGATCAGGCCGGGGTCGCCGGCGTAGCGGGCCAGGATGGCCTGACTGCCTGCGTCCTGCAGTTCGGGGCGGGCGGCGTAGTCGCCCGTCAGGTCACTGGCGGTGGGGGCGGCCGTCTGGGAGCAGGCGGCCAGGACGACGGGCAGCGCAAGGGTGAGGGCGGCGGCGGTTCGGCGCATGGGGTTCCTCCGGGAGTGGGGGCGTCGGGTTGTGGGGCGCCTCTCACTGTACCTGCTGATGTCAGGGCAGTGCCAGCCCACGGGCCGCTATCATGAGCGGCAATGACGGTTCCTCCTGTGTCTTCCCCCGCTGTGCCTGATACGACCCGCGCCCGCATTCAGCAGGAGGCGGCGCGGCTGTTCGTGCAGAGCGGGTACCACGGGGTCAGCATGCGCGAGGTGGCCGAGGCGGTCGGCGTGACCAAGCCGGCCCTGTACCACCATTACGCCGACAAGGAGGCGCTGTTCCTGGCGATGCTGGAGGGCACGCTGGCGGGACTGGCGCGGCTGGTGGCGGCCGCGAACGCGCAGGTGGGCATTCGCCTGCAACTGGATACGCTGGTGTACGAGCTGCTGGCCAGCGCGCCCGAGCAGCGGGTCGGGTTGCAGCTGGCGGGCGAGCTGCGGCACGTGAGTCCCGAGCGGCGCGGCGCGTTCGAGCGCGAGTACCGCCGGGTGTGGATCGGGGGTCTGTCGGAGCTGTTCGAGTCGGCCGCGGCCCGCGGTGAGCTGCGCGGCGACGTGCCCCCGGCGATGCTCGCGCGGGCGTTCTTGGCGCTCACGTACCCGCTGGTGACGGGCGCGCCGTCCAGTGATCCGCAGGGAACCGGACGGGCGCTGCTGGCTGTCTTCCTGGACGGCGCGACGCCCCGGCCCGGTTCCGACCCGATGAGGTAACCCCCTGTTGCATGAAGATTCCTGAGCGTCCTGCCACGCAGCGGCGCGGGCGTCCATTCAGGATGAACGTCGGTCGCACGGCACGGGCGCGGTGGCAGGAGGGTGGGGCGGTGTCGTGGGCGCGCGTGTCGGCGCCCGTTTTCTGCATTCAGGGAGTGATACGGACTCCGATTGAATGGGCTGCAAAGTCCATTCAATCAGAGTCCGTATGACCCGCCCTCCTCCGCTCCGCCCCTGCCTACCTGGTGGGGGCGTTTTCCGTGGCGCCGCTGGTCGGCGGGGCGGCCGTCCGGCCGGGCCAGTTGGCGAGGGCCGCGCCGCCCAGGATCACGCCGGCGGCCGCCCACACGGTCAGGGGCAGGCGTTCGTGCAG
Above is a genomic segment from Deinococcus depolymerans containing:
- a CDS encoding nuclease-related domain-containing protein — its product is MIAKDLEPQTHTDPLRRAGYEAERQMAHYLKRAFAEELDIIVLNNLRVERNGEIAQVDHLLLHRHGMIVVESKSVTAEISVNERGEWARHWKGQTRGVRSPVLQARLQGDLLHTLLKDHAEQLLGKFMLGKVQKGFGSMHVDVIVAISDSGVIRGGAHVPSEVLKADQVPDRVRELTRYYRKANSVFSLNFKDSGYEATTAELAGIAAFLRGRHVPAPGDAAPALPEAAQVTGPRSSAGPSRPERPSAAPVRTSQERQAQARPRPDVACRACASVNVTVQFGKYGYYLKCGDCGGNTPAKPVCGACGQPGKVSKRGLEFTATCAGGHTWAYWTNPA
- a CDS encoding TetR/AcrR family transcriptional regulator, which codes for MTVPPVSSPAVPDTTRARIQQEAARLFVQSGYHGVSMREVAEAVGVTKPALYHHYADKEALFLAMLEGTLAGLARLVAAANAQVGIRLQLDTLVYELLASAPEQRVGLQLAGELRHVSPERRGAFEREYRRVWIGGLSELFESAAARGELRGDVPPAMLARAFLALTYPLVTGAPSSDPQGTGRALLAVFLDGATPRPGSDPMR
- a CDS encoding phospholipase A2, which translates into the protein MRRTAAALTLALPVVLAACSQTAAPTASDLTGDYAARPELQDAGSQAILARYAGDPGLIAALREAYGETPRILTLPAAPTIGGLDLTSDRLAYVKRTGWGTVGNYNTQYAAYNGTSLPYPGLDWTRDGCSAPDGLGLGYREDFRPACNVHDFGYRNLKVYERTDANRKTTDEAFYTNMKAICNAKSWYKQPACYSAAYAYYQAVRVGGSDSF
- the lysA gene encoding diaminopimelate decarboxylase → MSLSPEQFRTAAQQYGTPLYVYDAAELDAALARVRAAFGDARAYYAMKANPNLTLLRHLHARGVGFECVSAGELARAAHIGAAGDRILVNGPAKTPGEYATGAELGATFILDREEEVTLLPPASRALVRVNPALNVSTHDHLATGAAGSKFGVTLEQAPRVLDALRAAGHTALGLHVHIGSAIRDAHDFTAAFHRLGDLRAHTGPLDVLDAGGGWGLGADLHGIAREARAAAATFGAHLWVEPGRYLVAQAGTLLTRVVGTKRTGRNFVLVDAGMTELLRPMLYGATHPVTPLWDRGGTDTWDLAGPACESGDLLARDLTLPDPQPGDLLAIHEAGAYGAAMSSNYLTRPRPAEVLHDAGTWTVIRQRETPQDIWRMEENV